From Saccharibacillus brassicae:
TGGTCCGGAAGCGAGCGGGCGATCGCGGACTACGTGCTTGAACATCGGGAAAAGGTGCTCGGCATGACGATCCGCCAACTGTCGGAAGCGACGTATTCATCGAATCCGACTATCGTGCGGTTATGCCGGAAGCTCGGGGTCAGCGGGTTTCGCGAATTCAAAATCGTGCTGTCTTCGGAATTCGAGCGTACGGCGGGGCGGGAAGAGGTCGACGCGAACCTGCCTTTTCGGAATCGGCACAGCTCGGCCGTCATCGCGGGCAATATCGCCGAATTGACGCAGTCGACGATTCGGGAAGCGGCGGAACTGCTCGGCGGAGAGCGGCTGGATAAGGCTGCGGCTATGCTCGGTGCGGCGCGAGGCGTCTACCTGTTCGCGGCGGGGGACTCGATGGTGCGGGCACTCGGCCTGCAGGGCAAGCTGCTGAAGATCAACCGTCCGGTGCAGATCAGCAGCCTGATGCAGGAACAGGGCTACCACGCATACAACGCGTCGGCCGGCGATTGCGCCGTGTTCGTCACGTATGGAGGCCTTCAAGCGGGCTACGCGGACTATGCGGCCGAGATGAAGAGCAAAGGGGTGGGGCTGATCGCCGTTACCGCGAACAGCGAAGGCCGCCTGGCCGCGTTATGCGACGTCGTGCTGCCGCTGCCGATCGCCGAAGAGCCGATGGCGAAGATCGGGACGTTCTCGTCCCAGATCGCGATCGATTATGTGCTGAACGTACTGTATTCATGCGTGTTCAATCTGCGTTACGAGGAAAATTTCGCAATCAAGCAGTCGGCGCAGGCTTACGTGGAGGGGATCGATCCTTTTTGATCGCCGCAGCGTGACCCATGCAGCAAAATACGTGTACAGCCATATACCCGTAAGGCAAAAAAAGCTGTTCCCGAACCGGTTGCCGGTCGGGAACAGCTTTTTTATCAACTTGGATATCGAGTCGTTCGGGTCTACTTACTGGGTGTGCCTACTTGGCCGGATTACTGTTCTTTGCGCAGTACGGCGGACATGGCGGCCGGCGCTTCGTCGGCGCGGGTCACTTGAATCCGGTCTTCGTCGAGCGTCACGCGGATCGCCGTTACGTCTTCTTCGTCAAGCAGCAGGTCGGTGATGCCGTCTTCCACATGCTGTTGAATCATGCGGCGAAGCGGACGGGCACCGAAAGCCGGATCGTAGCCGAGTTCCGCCAGTTTGCGTTTGGCTTCGTCGGTCACTTCGACTTGAATGCCGCGCGCCGACAGGTTGGCCGAGATTTCGCCCAGCATGTTGTCGACGATAACGATCAGGTCTTCTTCCTTGAGCGAAGCGAACGGCACGATGCCGTCGAATCGGTTCAGGAACTCGGGCCGGAAGTACTGGCCGAGCGAGCCGAGAATCGAACGCGTCTCTTCGGTCTTGGCCGTGAAGCCCATCGTGATCTTCTTCTCGGCGGCCGAGCCGGCATTCGAGGTCATGATGATGACCGTGTCTTTGAAGCTGACCGTCCGGCCCTGGCTGTCGGTCAAGCGGCCGTCTTCCATCACCTGAAGGAACATGTGCTGCACGTCCGGGTGGGCTTTCTCGATCTCGTCGAGCAGGATGATGCTGTACGGATTGCGGCGCACTTTCTCTGTCAGCTGTCCGGCTTCTTCATGGCCGACGTAGCCCGGAGGCGAGCCGATCAGCTTGGACACGGAGTGGCGTTCCATATACTCGCTCATGTCGAGGCGGATCATCGATTCGCTGCTGCCGAACAGTTCGTCCGCGAGCGCTTTGGACAGTTCGGTCTTGCCGACGCCGGTCGGTCCGACGAACAGGAAGGACGCGATCGGCTTGCCGCTGCTGCGCAGTCCGGCCCGTCCGCGGCGAACCGCTTTGGACACTTTGTCGACCGCTTCGGTCTGGCCGATGACGCGGCTTTCCAGACGGGCGGACAAGTTCTTCATCTTGCCGCGTTCGTCGGCCTGCAGCTTGCCGACCGGAATGCCGGTCTTGCGTTCGATAATGGCCTGAATATCTTCGACAGACACTTCAAGCACGTCTTCGCCGGAAGGTTCGCCGTTCAGCCGCGCGTTCAGGCCGGCTTCTTCGTCGCGCAGCTTGGCGGCGCGTTCGTAGTCTTCTTCGCGGGCCGCCGCGTCTTTCTCGAGCTTGATCTGCTCCAGGCGCGTTTTGATCTCGTCGCTGCCGCCGGTCGAAGCGCGCAGGTTCAGCTTCGCGCCGGATTCGTCCAGCAGGTCGATCGCTTTGTCGGGCAGGAAACGATCCTGCACGTAGCGGCTCGACAAGCGTACGCACGCTTCAAGCGTCTCGTCGGAGTAGCGGACGCCGTGGAACTGCTCGTATTTCGGACGCAGTCCTTTGAGAATAAGAATCGTCTCTTCGGCGGTCGGTTCGTTCACGATAACCGGCTGGAAGCGGCGTTCGAGCGCGGCGTCTTTTTCGATATGGCGGTATTCCTTGAGCGTGGTCGCGCCGATGACCTGCAGCTCGCCGCGCGACAGGGCCGGCTTGAGGATATTGCCCGCGTCCATCGAACCTTCCGCAGAACCCGCACCGACGAGCAGATGAATCTCGTCGATGAACAGCAGGACGTTGTCGCGCTGTTCCAGCTCGGCGATCAGCTGTTTGATCTTCTCTTCGAACTGTCCGCGGATGCCGGTTCCGGCTACGAGCGAAGCGACGTCCAGCGAATACACTTCCTTGTTCAGCAGCTTGGACGGCACCTGGCCTTCCGTAATGCGCAGCGCGAGCCCTTCGGCGATCGCCGTCTTGCCGACGCCCGGTTCGCCGATCAGGACCGGATTGTTTTTGTTCCGGCGATTGAGGATTTCGATCACGCGGTCGATTTCTTCGTCACGGCCGATGACCGTATCGATCTTGCCGCCGCGAGCCGCGTCGTTCAGATTGCGTCCGAGCTGGTCGAGCAGGCCGCCGCCGCGTTTGCCGCCCTGGGCGGAAGGCTGCGCGGAGCGCTGCGAAGCGCCGTTCGACGCTTGATTCGACTGCATGAAGCCGCGGAACATTTCTTCGAACGGGGAAGGACCGGAAGAGCCGAAGCCCGCCGTGAATGGCACGCCGCCGTTGACTTTGGCATAGCAGTCTTCGCACAGGAACATTTTCTCGGATTTATTGTTAATCGTGAGGCTGAGACCGACGGTTGCTTGATTCTGGTTACAGTGTTGACAGCGCATGAAGGCATGCCCCTTTCAAATGTGAGTTTATAGGTTTGGATAGATGATAATGAAGTCGGCAAAGTCAAAAGTTTGATCTTTTGCTCTGACTTTGACTTTCTTTGACCTTATTATACCGCATCTACATCCAGAGTCAATAGTTTTTCGGTTATTTTTAGTAAGTTTGTTGTGAAAGGTGGAATAAGGGGCATTAGACTCACGAAAAGACTTAACGCTGCGCGCCAAAAAGCCGCTTCGCCCGGAAGAACCGGGGAAGCGGCTGTTCGCGCGGAACCGCGCAGGAGAAACGTCGAGCGGACGTGTCGAGGCGCCGAGCGGAGACAAGCAAAGTATCGGGGAACTGCCGGTCGGATCGGATCGGATCGAGACGGGCGGCACACCGATCCGGCCGCCGACCACGCGGCCGATCCCTCCGCGTCGTACCCGGTCTTACTTCTGCGCGGCGGCTTCCGGATCGGTCGCAAGCGTCTCGCCGTTGCTTGCGATGACCTGTTTGTACCAATGGAAGCTGGCTTTGCGGGAACGGTTCAACGTGCCTTGGCCTTCATTGTCCTTGTCGACATGGATAAAGCCGTAGCGTTTCTTCATCTCGCCGGTGCCGGCGCTGACGAGGTCGATACAGCCCCACGGCGTGTAGCCGATCAGGTCGACGCCGTCGATGATCGCTTCTTTCATTTCCTTGATATGCTCGCGCAGGTATTCGATCCGGTAATCGTCGCGGATCGAACCGTCCGCTTCGACTTCGTCCACGGCGCCGAGGCCGTTCTCGACGACCATCATCGGCAGCCGGTAGCGGTTGTAGACGTTGTTGAGCACCCAGCGCAGCCCCTGCGGATCGATCTGCCATTCCCAGGCGCTCGCTTTGAGATACGGATTTTTGAGACCCATCGACATGTTGCCGCCGATTTTCTCCTGCTCCGGATCGGCGCTGACGCATACGGACGAGTAATAGCTGAACGTGTAGAAGTCGACCGTGCCTTCGAGCAGGATCTGTTCGTCTTCGGCTTCGAAGAGGAGCTCCACCCCTTTTTCCGCAAAATAACGTTTGGCAAAGCCCGGATATTGTCCGCGCACGTGCACGTCGCCGCACAGGAAGTTGCCGATATTGTCTTTTTGCTGCGCGAGCAGCACGTCGGCCGGATCGCTTGTCAGCGGGTAGGCGCACATATAGGCGATCATGCAGCCGATCTTGAAGTCGGGATCGATGGAATGGCCGAGCTTGACCGCTTTGGCGCTGGCGACGAACTGGTGGTGCAGCGCCTGGAAGCGGGCTTGGTCCGTACTGGAATCCGGGTTCGTCAGCTCCATGCCGTTTTCCGGAATCATGGCGCCGGCCAGGAACGTGCCGAGAGGCATCGTCAGGATATTGATTTCGTTGAAGGTCAGCCAGTATTTGACGATTCCTTTATACCGCTTGAACAGCGTCTCGCAGTAGTTCACGTAGAAGTCGATGACGCGGCGATCGGACCAGCCGTTATAGATTTTGGTCAGACTGAACGGCGCTTCGTAATGGGAGATCGTGACGAGCGGCTCGATGCCGCGCTGTTGCAGTTCGGCGAATACGCGGTCATAAAAAGCAAGGCCTTCTTCGTTCGGCTCTGCTTCGTCGCCGTTCGGGAAGATGCGGCTCCAGGCGATCGACAGACGGAACACTTTGAAGCCCATCTCGCCGAATAGGGCAATATCTTCCGCATACCGATGATAGAAGTCGACGGCTTCGTGGCTCGGATAATTTTCGCCGGGCAGCAGCTCCGTCGTGATGCGGCGGGGCACGGTATGCGTGCCGGCCGTCATCATATCCGCCGTACTCAGTCCTTTGCCGCCTTGGTCGTAACCGCCTTCAAGCTGGTTCGCGGCCGTCGCGCCGCCCCACAGAAAGCCTTCGGGAAACCCTTTTGGAATCGTATTCATTTATTTTTCCTCCTCGGTAAGTTGGGAATCGTAAGGTCGGGATCGTAAGGTCAGGTCGGAATCGGACAGTCGCGACAGGTCAGACGACGATCGTCAGCAGGTTGTCGGCGTAGCCGATCTGTTTCTGCTGCGTCTCGATCACGTCCAGATAGCTGCCGGTATTGGAGACGATGATCGGCGTCGTCAGCACGTAGCCGGCTTTGCGGATCTCGTCCATATCGAACTCCATAAGCAGGTCGCCTTTTTTGACGGCGTCGCCCTGCTTGATACGCGGCGTGAAATATTTGCCTTTGAGCTTGACGGTATCCTGGCCGACATGGATCAGGATCTCGACGCCGGTGTCGCTCGTGATGCCGATCGCGTGGCCGGAAGAGAAGAGGGAAGTCAGCACGCCGTCGACCGGCGAATACACTTTGCCTTCGATCGGTTCGATCGCCACGCCTTTGCCCATCGCGCCGGTCGAGAACGCTTCGTCCTTGATCGTGGACAACGCGATGACGCTGCCTTTCATCGGGCTGCCGACCGTCTCCTGCGTGAGGAAGGAACCGGCTTTTTTGGACGGCGTGCCGTCTTCCGCGATTGGATCGTCCTTGAACGTGAACAACGTAATGACGACGCCGAGCACGAAGCTGACGATGATGCCGATGATTGCGCCGTAGAAGCCGGCGTCCAGGCCGTTCGGGCCGATATAGGACGGAATACCGAAGATGCCGAGGCCGCCGATACGGTAGCCCTGCGTGCCCATGGCGCCGATGATGCCGCCGCCGACCGCCGCCGCGATACAGCTGACGATAAACGGTTTTTTACGCGGCAGCGTGATGCCGTAGATAGCCGGTTCGGTGACGCCGAAGATGCCGGAGATGACCGCCGGGATCGACAGCGATTTGAGCTTTTTGTTTTTCGTTTTGAGCAGGATCGCCAGCACGACGCCGGTCTGGGCGAACGAAGCGCCGAACATGCCCGCGAGCACCGGGTCTTTGCCGAGCAGGGTCAGGTTATTGATCGCGATCGGAACGAAGCCCCAATGCAGACCGAAGATGACGAACACCTGCCAGAAGGCACCCATGATGATGCCGGCCGCGATCGGGCTGAAGTTGTAGACGGCAAGCGTGCCGTTGCCGATCAGCGTGCCCGCCCAAGTGGCGATCGGTCCGATCAGGATGAACGTGAGCGGAACGATGACGAGCAGCGTGCAGAATGGAACGAGGAACGTGCGGACAACGCTCGGAATCGTGTTTTTGAAAAACTTCTCGATCTTCGCGCCTACGAACGCCGCGATGATGATCGGGATGACGCTCGACGAGTAGGTCATCAGAATGACGGGAATGCCGAGGAACGTAATGTAGACGGGCGATTCGAACAGCGTGCCGCCGAATAACGTATACAGCGGTTCGGCTCCCGATGACGTGATGCCGGCGATGTTCGGGTACACGAGCGCCGCGCCGATCGCCATGCCGATAAAGTGGTTGCCGCCGAATTTTTTGGAAGCGGTGAAGCCGAGGAAGATCGGGAAGAAGAAGAACAGACAGTCGCCGATCGCATTCAGGATCTGGTAGGTGCCGGAAGCTTCGGTCAGCCAGCCGAGCGTCAGGAACAGCGCGTTGAAGCCTTTGATCATGCCGGTTGCGGCCAGTACGCCGAGCGTCGGCGCGAACACGCCGGAGATCATGTCGACGAAACGGCTGAACAGGCTGATCTTCTCGCCGGAACCCGTATCGCCGCTATCGCCGGATTCGGCGGAGAAGCCGCCGGCGGCGTTCACTTCCGCGTATACGTCGGACACGTGGTTACCGATGACGACCTGGTACTGCCCGCCGCTTTTGACAACCGTGACGACGCCGTCCATGTTTTTGAGCACATCGGTATTGGCTTTGCTTTCGTCTTTGAGCCTGAAGCGCAGTCTCGTGACGCAGTGTTCAAGGCTGTTCACGTTTTGTTTGCCGCCTACGTTTTGAATGATGTCCTGCGCCAGTTTTTCGTATTTTCCCATAGTTCTCGCTCCTTATTCGGCAGATGGTCACCCGTGAAAAAGATAAACGAAAAAGCATATAAAAAAGGCAAGACCGAGGAAGCGCGCGTCCCGGGAGGACCTGCTTCCTGTCGGTCTCGCCTGCATTACCAGTCACGATCCGTCATTTTATGAAGTTGGACGTTAGCTTGAGCACGCTGGCTTGACCGACATAGGGGAAACGCCGCTTCAGGGCGCCGATTCCCGGGTCACGCGGTGGATATGCAGCGTCAGGTACAGCTTTTCTTCGTCAGGCAGTTCAAGCTGCAAGTATTTCTCCACTTTGAGCATGCAGCCGTACGCCCGCTTGTATTTCGATTTAACCTGCTGCAGCAGAAAATCGTCTTCCAGTTCGCCGCGGCCCGAACTTCCGATCCGCTCGAAAAAAAAACGCAGATGGGTGACGAACCGTTCGTAGCTGATCGATTGTTCGTCCGGCGACGTACCGTACGTGTATTTGATGATGTTCAGGATGTCGCTGATCTTCCCGGCCTGGTCGGCCGCGCTTTGCGTCCGGCGGGCGACAGGGTCGATCTGCGCGTTGATCAGATGCATCGCGACGTTCGCCGCTTCGTCTTCCGGCAGTTTTTTGCCCAGCGACTCTTCAATGAACGCCAGCGCTTTGCGGCCGATCGCGAATTCTTTCGGATAGATGCGCCGGATTTCCCAGATTAGCGGATTGGTCGTCGTAATCCCTTCGTCCAGCAGTTTCAGCGCGTTGTTCATGTGGTCGGTGAGCGTGACGTACACGTAATCGCTCAGCGGGACGTCCAGCATGTTTTTGCCGTATTCGATAATGTCGTAGCATAAGGAGATGTATTCGGGCGGCACGTCTTCCAGCAAAAGCTTGAACTTTTCCGAAGCGTCCTGCTGTTGAAGCACGAAAATCTTCTCGACAAGGTCGCGGTCTACCGGTTCGCCGATTTTCCTCTTGAACGCGATGCCCCGTCCGACGACGACGAATTCGCTTTTGCCATTGTCGCTTGCGATGATGGCGTTGTTGTTGAAAATTTTCTGGATAATCAACGGCTGCCCTCCTTATCCGGCGAAATCATCAAACGGGTAAGATAAGCGCTTACATCTGTGAAACGAAAAAAGGGACGGTTACGGCGAGAAGGCAAAACCCAGCACATGTACTTGACGCACATGCAGCGGGTTTTGCCTTCTTCAGTAACAATCCCAAGGCCATCATAGCAAGAAGCGGAACGTTTGACAAGAGAAAAGTATGCGCTTTCTTTTAGGGCTTTTCCGAGAA
This genomic window contains:
- a CDS encoding MurR/RpiR family transcriptional regulator, which gives rise to MLLEQLRRADKWSGSERAIADYVLEHREKVLGMTIRQLSEATYSSNPTIVRLCRKLGVSGFREFKIVLSSEFERTAGREEVDANLPFRNRHSSAVIAGNIAELTQSTIREAAELLGGERLDKAAAMLGAARGVYLFAAGDSMVRALGLQGKLLKINRPVQISSLMQEQGYHAYNASAGDCAVFVTYGGLQAGYADYAAEMKSKGVGLIAVTANSEGRLAALCDVVLPLPIAEEPMAKIGTFSSQIAIDYVLNVLYSCVFNLRYEENFAIKQSAQAYVEGIDPF
- a CDS encoding ATP-dependent Clp protease ATP-binding subunit, which produces MRCQHCNQNQATVGLSLTINNKSEKMFLCEDCYAKVNGGVPFTAGFGSSGPSPFEEMFRGFMQSNQASNGASQRSAQPSAQGGKRGGGLLDQLGRNLNDAARGGKIDTVIGRDEEIDRVIEILNRRNKNNPVLIGEPGVGKTAIAEGLALRITEGQVPSKLLNKEVYSLDVASLVAGTGIRGQFEEKIKQLIAELEQRDNVLLFIDEIHLLVGAGSAEGSMDAGNILKPALSRGELQVIGATTLKEYRHIEKDAALERRFQPVIVNEPTAEETILILKGLRPKYEQFHGVRYSDETLEACVRLSSRYVQDRFLPDKAIDLLDESGAKLNLRASTGGSDEIKTRLEQIKLEKDAAAREEDYERAAKLRDEEAGLNARLNGEPSGEDVLEVSVEDIQAIIERKTGIPVGKLQADERGKMKNLSARLESRVIGQTEAVDKVSKAVRRGRAGLRSSGKPIASFLFVGPTGVGKTELSKALADELFGSSESMIRLDMSEYMERHSVSKLIGSPPGYVGHEEAGQLTEKVRRNPYSIILLDEIEKAHPDVQHMFLQVMEDGRLTDSQGRTVSFKDTVIIMTSNAGSAAEKKITMGFTAKTEETRSILGSLGQYFRPEFLNRFDGIVPFASLKEEDLIVIVDNMLGEISANLSARGIQVEVTDEAKRKLAELGYDPAFGARPLRRMIQQHVEDGITDLLLDEEDVTAIRVTLDEDRIQVTRADEAPAAMSAVLRKEQ
- a CDS encoding 6-phospho-beta-glucosidase; its protein translation is MNTIPKGFPEGFLWGGATAANQLEGGYDQGGKGLSTADMMTAGTHTVPRRITTELLPGENYPSHEAVDFYHRYAEDIALFGEMGFKVFRLSIAWSRIFPNGDEAEPNEEGLAFYDRVFAELQQRGIEPLVTISHYEAPFSLTKIYNGWSDRRVIDFYVNYCETLFKRYKGIVKYWLTFNEINILTMPLGTFLAGAMIPENGMELTNPDSSTDQARFQALHHQFVASAKAVKLGHSIDPDFKIGCMIAYMCAYPLTSDPADVLLAQQKDNIGNFLCGDVHVRGQYPGFAKRYFAEKGVELLFEAEDEQILLEGTVDFYTFSYYSSVCVSADPEQEKIGGNMSMGLKNPYLKASAWEWQIDPQGLRWVLNNVYNRYRLPMMVVENGLGAVDEVEADGSIRDDYRIEYLREHIKEMKEAIIDGVDLIGYTPWGCIDLVSAGTGEMKKRYGFIHVDKDNEGQGTLNRSRKASFHWYKQVIASNGETLATDPEAAAQK
- a CDS encoding beta-glucoside-specific PTS transporter subunit IIABC, with product MGKYEKLAQDIIQNVGGKQNVNSLEHCVTRLRFRLKDESKANTDVLKNMDGVVTVVKSGGQYQVVIGNHVSDVYAEVNAAGGFSAESGDSGDTGSGEKISLFSRFVDMISGVFAPTLGVLAATGMIKGFNALFLTLGWLTEASGTYQILNAIGDCLFFFFPIFLGFTASKKFGGNHFIGMAIGAALVYPNIAGITSSGAEPLYTLFGGTLFESPVYITFLGIPVILMTYSSSVIPIIIAAFVGAKIEKFFKNTIPSVVRTFLVPFCTLLVIVPLTFILIGPIATWAGTLIGNGTLAVYNFSPIAAGIIMGAFWQVFVIFGLHWGFVPIAINNLTLLGKDPVLAGMFGASFAQTGVVLAILLKTKNKKLKSLSIPAVISGIFGVTEPAIYGITLPRKKPFIVSCIAAAVGGGIIGAMGTQGYRIGGLGIFGIPSYIGPNGLDAGFYGAIIGIIVSFVLGVVITLFTFKDDPIAEDGTPSKKAGSFLTQETVGSPMKGSVIALSTIKDEAFSTGAMGKGVAIEPIEGKVYSPVDGVLTSLFSSGHAIGITSDTGVEILIHVGQDTVKLKGKYFTPRIKQGDAVKKGDLLMEFDMDEIRKAGYVLTTPIIVSNTGSYLDVIETQQKQIGYADNLLTIVV
- the licT gene encoding BglG family transcription antiterminator LicT, producing the protein MIIQKIFNNNAIIASDNGKSEFVVVGRGIAFKRKIGEPVDRDLVEKIFVLQQQDASEKFKLLLEDVPPEYISLCYDIIEYGKNMLDVPLSDYVYVTLTDHMNNALKLLDEGITTTNPLIWEIRRIYPKEFAIGRKALAFIEESLGKKLPEDEAANVAMHLINAQIDPVARRTQSAADQAGKISDILNIIKYTYGTSPDEQSISYERFVTHLRFFFERIGSSGRGELEDDFLLQQVKSKYKRAYGCMLKVEKYLQLELPDEEKLYLTLHIHRVTRESAP